From Paludisphaera rhizosphaerae, the proteins below share one genomic window:
- a CDS encoding cytochrome c biogenesis protein yields MYETVIWVALVAAVLSFIFELIYRRTFSAVAGAAVALLGTITALNVPLLDPSIKSLQPVLRSNLWLTIHVLTEVSSYAAFGLAWALGLIATIYYLTATYRRSPSYGELASPLVPAFPLFTVGLGGMLAGYGMFGPSWVVPDGLFYVFAAMAAIGGMASLGAVLSVVGEFLNQISWNGEILDLPALSGGAPEPAVAEAPKARPSVEEIVASAAPAKLDLRGLAMQRTAATIKPLANFIYRAMQVGVLLIAAGTILGGVWADYSWGRFWGWDPKEVWALITLLVYLVPLHGRFAGWVSMFGLVFASVVCFLSVVMAWYGVNFVLGVGLHSYGFVEGGSQGAMGVILCSIMALPLAAWWRRRLGQLRAAV; encoded by the coding sequence ATGTATGAGACGGTCATCTGGGTCGCCTTGGTGGCCGCCGTCCTGTCGTTCATCTTCGAGCTGATCTACCGTCGCACCTTCTCGGCCGTGGCGGGGGCCGCCGTGGCCCTGCTCGGGACGATCACCGCGCTCAACGTGCCGCTCCTCGACCCCAGCATCAAGAGCCTCCAGCCGGTACTGCGGAGCAACCTCTGGCTGACGATCCACGTCCTGACGGAGGTCTCCAGCTACGCGGCGTTCGGCCTGGCCTGGGCGCTCGGTCTGATCGCGACGATCTACTACCTGACCGCCACCTACCGGCGTTCGCCCTCGTACGGAGAGCTGGCCTCGCCGCTCGTCCCGGCCTTCCCGCTGTTCACGGTGGGCCTCGGCGGGATGCTCGCCGGCTACGGGATGTTCGGCCCGTCGTGGGTCGTCCCCGACGGCCTCTTCTACGTCTTCGCCGCGATGGCCGCGATCGGCGGCATGGCCTCGCTGGGAGCCGTTCTCTCCGTCGTCGGCGAGTTCCTCAACCAGATCTCCTGGAACGGCGAAATCCTCGACCTGCCGGCCCTCAGCGGCGGGGCCCCCGAGCCGGCCGTCGCCGAGGCGCCCAAGGCCCGTCCCTCCGTTGAGGAGATCGTCGCCTCGGCCGCCCCCGCCAAGCTCGACCTCCGCGGCCTGGCCATGCAGCGGACCGCGGCCACGATCAAGCCGCTGGCCAACTTCATCTACCGCGCCATGCAGGTCGGCGTCCTGTTGATCGCGGCCGGGACGATCCTCGGCGGCGTCTGGGCGGATTACTCCTGGGGCCGGTTCTGGGGATGGGACCCGAAGGAGGTCTGGGCGCTCATCACCCTGCTGGTTTACCTCGTCCCGCTCCACGGGCGGTTCGCCGGCTGGGTGAGCATGTTCGGCCTGGTCTTCGCCTCGGTCGTCTGCTTCCTGTCCGTCGTCATGGCCTGGTACGGCGTGAACTTCGTGCTGGGCGTCGGCCTGCACAGCTACGGCTTCGTCGAGGGAGG